A genomic window from Carassius gibelio isolate Cgi1373 ecotype wild population from Czech Republic chromosome A11, carGib1.2-hapl.c, whole genome shotgun sequence includes:
- the LOC128022768 gene encoding uncharacterized protein LOC128022768 has protein sequence MASAKSHKGMSNAEWLARLEIFAQTGVWPSTQGNRPSPRQKRWHEMYQKIEKCPLQMRGQTTLLKEAQTCICGFHKVHPPVTGEASQSTPAQSTPSVSDVSCPAKRPKLTLSMFEKSRFGGSHVAAAKPNLSTQRKTSQMLEHSSSATVSCPPSDPHPPPSPKPHQPVIQSSSSFFLPPPQSSQRIKKTATPSTVSENTVVRSPQVSSQPEDLPLLWPQTMPQQDQKWVSEALFRVGAKGKLELRENLQLWYHPPPPALLYHQAPTPDRFFSQRLLLWMPYKLWKVRLQCTNPACARQQLCGGGLHRRVRQVLDIDRYYNLVTETLICTRCRTSYLSWSQAVLQQLDLAHRSEFRVILTRKYACDIRVLRLLRERGMGNGPVRIIGQLRENHSEEWLKRALRYTSECVAFFDNRGLHPLHFQEPPPLASVPSYKWLLTVYSQDILNRLDHIKASITSTYGSILKMDSTKKITKKLSGPAKGTAQWLTSVGNEIGQVLMSVLTANEGAGLDLMAAGLMERYRSAGVDPPTIIYVDCDCCKKVGETKLKRRFSGWPDVIVRLDIWHFMRSLAVGCTTDAHQLYPTFMARLSSCIFEWDAGDLTLLRQAKREQLIQQGWPTLSEAELDHHLTKAELLQHCRRRTRGEETTFRLLDMLIRELMGGKGNDALGVPLLDSVRMQHIWNVQRRHITCIQDPPNVPLYTETGTTSKGGVVLKTYRCARGSTSLESFHCHLNRFIPGNSANSLNFQIYLLEGLLRWNQDRAEAAVADGGSTLRSYTGELVYSVNENYNKLYGRKLVPSFTPPAVYTGELIGVQYLLRQNSQPLEDMCPTSDRTSQLLEEIDVEEQVEKDEGFIDFFGEEATVANLVASDDLVLSGPPVLPAAPVPSVQAPTAAPLPSVKIPPLPIVQTPPLPSVQTPPLPSVQTPPLPSVQTPPLPSVQTPPLPSVQTPPLPSVQTPPLPSVQTPPLPSVQAPPLLRVRAPSTAPVPSVAASLLSVQAPPLFRVRAPSAAPVPSVQAPPLLRVRAPSAAPVPSVAAPLPSVQTPPLPSVQAPPLLRVRAPSAAPVPSVAAPLPSVQTPPLPSVQTPPLPSVQAPPLLRVRAPSAAPVPSVAAPLPSVQTPPLPSVQAPPLLRVRAPSAAPVPSVAAPLPSVQTPPLPSVQAPPLLRVRAPSAAPVPSVAAPLPSVQTPPLPSVQAPPLLRVRAPSAAPVPSVQDPLDTPVPSAMVKFPFLYELSLI, from the exons ATGGCTTCAGCTAAGTCTCACAAAGGCATGAGTAATGCTGAATGGCTTGCGCGTCTGGAGATTTTTGCCCAAACAGGAGTTTGGCCATCTACACAGGGGAATAGACCTTCTCCCCGACAAAAACGATGGCATGAGATGTATCAGAAG atagaaaagtgccctctgcaaatgaggggacagaccactcttctgaaggaagctcagacatgtatttgtggctttcacaag gttcatccaccagtcacaggggaagcatcacagagcaccccggcccaaagcacaccctctgtcagcgatgtgtcatgtcctgcaaagagacctaaactgacattgtcaatg tttgaaaagtcaaggtttggaggctcacatgtggcagcagcaaaacctaatttgagcacccagaggaaaacctctcag atgttagagcactccagttcagctacagtttcatgtccaccctctgatcctcatcctcctccatcccccaaacctcatcagcccgtcatccagtcctcctcttccttcttccttcctccacctcagagttcacaacgcatcaaaaaaacagcaacgccatcaactgtttctgagaatactgttgtgaggagccca CAGGTCTCATCTCAGCCAGAAGATCTCCCCCTTCTGTGGCCACAGACAATGCCACAGCAAGACCAGAAGTGGGTGTCAGAAGCACTTTTTAGGGTTGGTGCAAAGGGAAAGCTGGAGCTGCGTGAAAACCTACAGTTGTGGTATCACCCCCCACCACCAGCCCTGTTGTACCACCAAGCTCCAACACCTGATAGGTTTTTTTCACAGCGTCTCTTGCTCTGGATGCCATATAAGCTGTGGAAGGTGCGGCTCCAGTGTACTAACCCTGCCTGTGCCAGGCAACAGCTGTGTGGTGGTGGACTGCACAGGAGGGTACGACAGGTGTTAGACATTGACAGATACTACAACCTGGTGACAGAGACCCTGATCTGCACCAGGTGTAGAACCAGCTATCTGTCCTGGAGTCAAGCTGTGCTGCAGCAGTTGGACCTGGCCCATCGATCTGAATTCAGGGTCATCCTCACACGcaa gtatgcctgtgacattcgggttcttcgcttgctgcgtgagaggggcatggggaatggcccagtgaggatcatcggccagctgagagagaaccacagtgaggagtggttgaaacgtgcgcttcggtacacatcagagtgtgtggccttttttgataatcgtggcctgcatccgctgcacttccaggagccaccaccacttgcttcagtacccagctacaaatggctcctcactgtatatagtcaggacattctcaacaggctcgatcacataaaggccagcataacatccacgtatggatcaatcttaaaaatggattcaactaagaag ATCACCAAGAAGTTGAGCGGGCCTGCGAAAGGCACAGCACAGTGGCTTACCTCAGTGGGCAATGAGATAGGTCAGGTGCTGATGAGTGTCCTGACTGCGAATGAAGGGGCTGGGTTAGACCTCATGGCTGCAGGGCTCATGGAGCGATACCGGAGTGCTGGTGTTGATCCTCCCACTATCATTTATGTGGACTGTGATTGTTGCAAGAAAGTGGGAGAGACTAAATTGAAGAGGCGGTTCAGCGGCTGGCCAGATGTCATCGTCCGCCTAGACATTTGGCATTTTATGCGAAGTCTGGCAGTAGGGTGCACCACTGACGCCCACCAGTTGTACCCTACTTTTATGGCAAGGCTGTCATCCTGTATTTTTGAGTGGGATGCAGGGGATCTCACTCTGCTGAGACAGGCCAAAAGGGAGCAACTCATCCAACAGGGCTGGCCTACTCTGTCGGAGGCAGAACTGGACCATCATTTAACtaaagctgagctgctccagCACTGCAGGAGGAGAACACGGGGAGAAGAAACCACTTTCCGCCTCCTTGATATGCTCATCAGAGAGCTCATGGGTGGCAAGGGGAATGATGCTCTTGGTGTTCCTCTACTTGACAGTGTGAGAATGCAGCACATCTGGAATGTCCAGAGGCGGCACATCACCTGTATCCAAGACCCTCCAAATGTGCCGCTCTATACTGAAACTGGAACTACAAGCAAGGGTGGGGTGGTTCTAAAAACTTATCGTTGTGCCAGAGGCTCCACATCCCTGGAATCATTTCACTGCCACCTAAACAGATTTATTCCAG ggaacagcgcaaacagcctgaacttccagatttatctcctggaaggtttattacgctggaatcaggaccgggctgaagctgctgttgcagatggaggttcaactctgcgctcttacacaggggagctggtttactctgtcaatgagaactacaataagttgtatggcaggaaattggtccctagcttcactccacctgcagtatacacag gggagctcattggagtacagtacttgttgaggcagaatagtcagcccctggaggacatgtgccctacctctgataggacctctcaattgctggaggagatagatgtggaggagcaagtggaaaaggatgagggtttcattgatttctttggagaggaagccacagtggcaaatcttgtggcatcagatgacttagtcctttcaggtccaccagttctaccagctgcaccagttcccagtgtccaggctcctacagctgcaccactgcccagtgtcaaaattccaccactgcccattgtccagactccaccactgcccagtgtccagactccaccattgcccagtgtccagactccaccactgcccagtgtccagactccaccactgcccagtgtccagactccaccattgcccagtgtccagactccaccactgcccagtgtccagactccaccactgcccagtgtccagactccaccactgcccagtgtccaggctccaccactgctcagagtccgggctccttcaactgcaccagtgcccagtgtagctgcatcactgctcagtgtccaggctccaccattgttcagagtccgggctccttcagctgcaccagtgcccagtgtccaggctccaccactgctcagagtccgggctccttcagctgcaccagtgcccagtgtagctgcaccactgcccagtgtccagactccaccactgcccagtgtccaggctccaccactgctcagagtccgggctccttcagctgcaccagtgcccagtgtagctgcaccactgcccagtgtccagactccaccactgcccagtgtccagactccaccactgcccagtgtccaggctccaccactgctcagagtccgggctccttcagctgcaccagtgcccagtgtagctgcaccactgcccagtgtccagactccaccactgcccagtgtccaggctccaccactgctcagagtccgggctccttcagctgcaccagtgcccagtgtagctgcaccactgcccagtgtccagactccaccactgcccagtgtccaggctccaccactgctcagagtccgggctccttcagctgcaccagtgcccagtgtagctgcaccactgcccagtgtccagactccaccactgcccagtgtccaggctccaccactgctcagagtccgggctccttcagctgcaccagtaccCAGTGTCCAGGATCCTTTAGATACACCAGTGCCCTCAGCAATGGTAAAATTTCCTTTTCTATACGAATTGTCACTCATTTAG